Proteins encoded in a region of the Deinococcus aestuarii genome:
- the polA gene encoding DNA polymerase I, translated as MTPPASGSPDTLVLIDGHALAFRSYFALPPLSSSRGEATHAILGFLRFTLRLARQATNQIIVVFDPPVKTFRHEQYEGYKSGRAQTPSDLPGQINRIREIVDALGFPRLEEPGYEADDVIASLTRMAEGGGFQVRIVTSDRDAYQLLDDHVRVISNDFALIGPGEVLDKYGVTVRQWVDYRALTGDASDNIPGAKGIGPKTAAKLLQECGDLDTVLARAKDGTLEPRGTREKLLASESDILFSRDLSRMVTDLPLKVELGALRGAGDPARLEQLLDELELVSIRRELTSLGAPEPSEPDPVPQGPAEEIEVAEWRTPGEGVTWGFVLSREDDLTADLLAAATFDGRVARVAPTEERPREADGAVAALQAASPGGALFGEAEEPQLLTRAEQKAADKARKAAEKAAQKTAALFPPTVSEAEFVGQRTLTAAGAKSLAAHLSVRGTTVEPGDDPLLVAYLLDPANTNMPAVAERYLRTSWPADAAARAVMTQHLLRDLPGQLDEPRRKLYEEMEKPLAGVLTRMEVRGVRLDSDYIRGLAGATTARIGQLEAEIYRHAGREFPIRSRDQLEAVLYDELGLASGKKTKLTGKRSTAVSALEPLRGEHPIIPALLEYRELEKLRGTYLDPLPNLVNPRTGRLHTTFAQTAVATGRLSSLNPNLQNIPIRSELGREIRKGFISDEGYVLLSADYSQIELRLLAHIAGDQLMQQAFQEGADIHRRTAAQVLGLEEATVSAQQRRAAKTVNFGVLYGMSAHRLSNDLGISYTEAASFIDIYFSTYPGIRGYIERTLEFGREHGYVETLYGRRRYVPELKATNRNVREAGERLAYNMPIQGTAADIIKVAMVRLDRELDTLGARLLLQVHDELLIEVPGDRVDETSRLTREVMEGAAQLSVPLAVEVGVGPNWYDTK; from the coding sequence ATGACCCCGCCCGCCTCCGGCTCTCCCGACACGCTCGTCCTGATCGACGGGCACGCGCTGGCCTTCCGCTCGTACTTCGCGCTGCCGCCGCTGAGCAGCAGCCGGGGCGAGGCGACGCACGCGATCCTGGGCTTCTTGCGCTTCACCCTGCGGCTGGCGCGGCAGGCGACGAATCAGATCATCGTGGTGTTCGACCCGCCGGTCAAAACCTTTCGCCACGAGCAGTACGAGGGTTACAAGTCGGGCCGCGCGCAGACGCCCTCCGACCTGCCGGGGCAGATCAACCGCATCCGCGAGATCGTGGACGCGCTGGGCTTTCCCCGGCTGGAGGAACCCGGCTACGAGGCCGACGACGTGATCGCTTCTCTCACCCGCATGGCCGAGGGGGGGGGCTTTCAGGTGCGGATCGTGACCTCCGACCGCGACGCCTACCAACTGCTCGACGACCACGTGCGGGTGATCTCCAACGACTTCGCCCTGATCGGGCCGGGGGAGGTGCTGGACAAGTACGGGGTCACCGTGCGGCAGTGGGTGGACTACCGGGCGCTGACGGGGGACGCGAGCGACAACATCCCCGGCGCCAAGGGCATCGGGCCGAAGACGGCGGCCAAGCTCCTTCAGGAGTGCGGCGACCTCGACACCGTGCTCGCCCGCGCCAAGGACGGCACGCTCGAACCCAGGGGCACGCGCGAGAAGCTGCTCGCCTCCGAGTCGGACATCCTCTTCAGCCGCGACCTCTCGCGGATGGTGACCGACCTGCCGCTGAAGGTGGAACTGGGCGCCCTGCGCGGCGCGGGCGACCCGGCCCGGCTCGAACAACTCCTCGACGAGCTGGAACTCGTGAGCATCAGGCGGGAACTGACGAGCCTGGGGGCGCCCGAACCCAGCGAGCCCGACCCGGTGCCGCAGGGGCCCGCCGAGGAGATCGAGGTCGCCGAGTGGCGCACCCCCGGCGAGGGCGTGACCTGGGGCTTCGTGCTCTCGCGGGAGGACGATCTGACGGCGGACCTGCTCGCGGCGGCCACCTTCGACGGGCGGGTCGCGCGGGTGGCCCCCACCGAGGAGCGCCCCCGCGAGGCGGACGGGGCGGTGGCGGCTTTGCAGGCGGCGTCTCCCGGTGGGGCCCTGTTCGGGGAAGCGGAGGAGCCCCAGCTCCTCACCAGGGCCGAGCAGAAGGCGGCGGACAAGGCGCGCAAGGCCGCCGAAAAGGCCGCGCAAAAGACCGCCGCCCTCTTCCCCCCCACGGTCTCCGAGGCAGAGTTCGTGGGGCAGCGGACGCTCACGGCGGCGGGGGCCAAGTCCCTTGCGGCGCACCTGAGCGTGCGGGGGACGACCGTGGAGCCGGGCGACGACCCCCTCCTCGTCGCCTACCTCCTCGACCCCGCGAACACGAACATGCCGGCGGTGGCCGAGCGGTACCTGAGGACGTCCTGGCCCGCCGACGCTGCCGCCCGCGCCGTGATGACCCAGCATCTCCTGCGCGACCTGCCGGGGCAACTCGACGAGCCCCGCCGCAAGCTGTACGAGGAGATGGAAAAGCCGCTGGCCGGGGTCCTGACCCGCATGGAGGTGCGCGGTGTCCGCCTCGACAGCGACTACATCCGGGGGCTGGCGGGGGCGACGACGGCCCGGATCGGGCAGTTGGAGGCCGAGATCTACCGCCACGCGGGCCGCGAGTTCCCCATCCGCAGCCGCGACCAACTCGAAGCCGTGCTGTACGACGAACTCGGCCTCGCCAGCGGCAAGAAGACCAAGCTGACGGGCAAGCGGAGCACCGCCGTCTCCGCCCTCGAACCCCTGCGGGGCGAGCACCCGATCATCCCGGCGCTGCTCGAATACCGCGAACTGGAGAAGCTGCGGGGCACGTACCTCGATCCGCTCCCCAACCTCGTCAACCCGCGCACCGGGCGGCTGCACACCACCTTCGCGCAGACGGCGGTGGCGACGGGGCGGCTGTCGAGCCTCAACCCCAACCTCCAGAACATCCCCATCCGGTCCGAGCTGGGCCGCGAGATTCGCAAGGGCTTCATCTCGGACGAGGGTTACGTGCTCCTGAGTGCCGACTACTCGCAGATCGAGCTGCGGCTCCTCGCGCACATCGCGGGCGACCAACTCATGCAGCAGGCCTTCCAGGAGGGGGCGGACATCCACCGCCGCACCGCCGCGCAGGTCCTCGGCTTGGAGGAGGCCACGGTCAGCGCCCAGCAGCGCCGCGCCGCGAAGACGGTCAACTTCGGCGTGCTGTACGGGATGAGCGCGCACCGCCTGAGCAACGACCTGGGCATCTCGTACACCGAGGCGGCGTCCTTTATCGACATCTACTTCTCGACCTACCCGGGCATCCGCGGCTACATCGAGCGCACGCTGGAATTCGGGCGCGAGCACGGCTACGTGGAGACGCTGTACGGACGGCGCCGCTACGTGCCCGAGCTGAAGGCGACCAACCGCAACGTGCGCGAGGCCGGGGAGCGGCTGGCGTACAACATGCCGATCCAGGGCACCGCCGCCGACATCATCAAGGTGGCGATGGTGCGGCTCGACCGGGAACTCGACACGCTGGGCGCCCGCCTCCTCCTGCAAGTCCACGACGAACTGCTGATCGAGGTGCCGGGGGACCGGGTGGACGAGACGAGCCGACTGACCCGCGAGGTGATGGAGGGGGCGGCGCAGCTCAGCGTGCCCCTCGCGGTGGAGGTCGGGGTGGGGCCGAACTGGTATGACACGAAGTGA
- a CDS encoding HAD family hydrolase, with the protein MTIKAVFWDIGGVLLTNGWDREQRADVVARFGLDAQDFAERHKLAAPELERGRMTLAEYLGQVVFHTPRPFTPEDFRAAMEAESQPREEALALAQELGGRHRMYSLNNEGHDLNEHRIRTYHLDEFLLAFFTSCYLGVLKPNPAMYRLGLSLAQVRPDEAVMIDDRPQNAEAARSVGMHAVRYEHAAQLREELAALGVD; encoded by the coding sequence ATGACGATCAAGGCCGTCTTCTGGGACATCGGCGGAGTGCTGCTCACGAACGGGTGGGACCGCGAACAGCGGGCAGACGTGGTGGCCCGTTTCGGGCTGGACGCCCAGGACTTCGCGGAGCGGCACAAGCTGGCCGCGCCGGAGCTGGAACGGGGGCGCATGACCCTGGCGGAGTACCTGGGGCAGGTGGTCTTCCACACGCCGCGCCCCTTCACCCCGGAGGACTTCCGCGCCGCGATGGAGGCCGAGAGTCAGCCGCGTGAGGAAGCGCTCGCTCTCGCGCAGGAGCTGGGCGGGCGCCACCGCATGTACTCGCTGAACAACGAGGGCCACGACCTCAACGAGCACCGCATCCGCACCTACCACCTCGACGAGTTTCTGCTCGCCTTTTTCACCTCCTGCTATCTGGGCGTGCTCAAGCCCAACCCGGCGATGTACCGGCTGGGCCTGAGCCTCGCGCAGGTGCGCCCGGACGAGGCCGTCATGATCGACGACCGTCCGCAGAACGCGGAGGCCGCCCGCTCGGTGGGCATGCACGCCGTGCGCTACGAGCACGCTGCGCAGCTCCGGGAGGAACTGGCGGCGCTGGGGGTGGACTAG
- a CDS encoding cyclic-di-AMP receptor, with protein sequence MKLVLAVIQDADAAALVRVLSENAFEVTKLASTGGFLREGNTTLMIGVSDERLAELKRHVQRTCRTRTRLVTPSVPMGEQGEGLVGDPVEVAVGGAVMFVLGVQEFVKV encoded by the coding sequence ATGAAGCTGGTGCTCGCCGTGATTCAGGATGCCGACGCCGCCGCCCTCGTGCGCGTGCTGTCCGAAAACGCCTTTGAGGTCACGAAACTCGCCAGCACGGGGGGCTTCTTGCGGGAGGGCAACACCACCCTGATGATCGGCGTCTCGGACGAGCGCCTCGCCGAACTCAAGCGCCACGTGCAGCGCACCTGCCGCACCCGCACCCGCCTCGTGACTCCCAGCGTGCCGATGGGCGAGCAGGGCGAGGGGCTGGTCGGCGATCCCGTCGAGGTGGCGGTCGGCGGCGCGGTGATGTTCGTGCTGGGTGTACAGGAATTCGTGAAGGTCTGA
- a CDS encoding transcriptional regulator, which produces MFNPPTLEDLQETRRANEKLVLKALESKPEWVETELAKTTGLALSHLRAALASLLDQGRVRRLPGTGTRAVYGLADPGLADVPATPLTNDAKRVRDYLEGRADSALYMSEQLRMSREDVMKALSLLNAHGMITCTFVGSLVIFRLKETQALGQEQSAPVTGKKKQVA; this is translated from the coding sequence ATGTTCAATCCCCCCACCCTCGAAGACCTGCAAGAGACTCGCCGGGCGAACGAGAAGCTGGTGCTCAAGGCGCTGGAGAGCAAGCCCGAGTGGGTCGAGACCGAACTCGCCAAGACGACCGGGCTGGCCCTCTCGCACCTGCGCGCCGCGCTCGCCAGCCTGCTCGACCAGGGCCGGGTGCGCCGCCTGCCCGGCACCGGCACCCGCGCCGTGTACGGCCTCGCCGACCCCGGCCTCGCCGACGTGCCCGCCACGCCGCTGACGAATGACGCCAAGCGCGTGCGCGACTATCTCGAAGGCCGCGCCGACTCGGCCCTGTACATGAGCGAGCAGCTCCGGATGAGCCGCGAGGACGTGATGAAGGCCCTCTCGCTCCTGAACGCCCACGGCATGATCACCTGCACCTTCGTGGGCAGCCTGGTGATCTTCCGCCTCAAGGAGACGCAGGCGCTCGGCCAGGAGCAGAGTGCCCCGGTGACCGGCAAGAAGAAGCAGGTCGCGTAA
- a CDS encoding ATP-binding cassette domain-containing protein: MLETKNLSKTYGTHVALSDVTLSAGEGEVFGLLGPNGAGKTTLLRTVATLLSPTSGTVRVAGFDTRRDPEAVRRSVGVVNGGMGLPARLSGREVLRSFAGLYGLSRAQTDARIEELDAALGLGRTLDTRAGDYSTGMAQKVVIARAVIHDPPVLMLDEATSGLDIFARRALLDFVLAARRPGRLTLYSTHVMSEAEEVCDRVAILHRGEVVTVGPVAGVLARTGERSLERAFFALVRGQPHEARMEASRAP, from the coding sequence GTGCTGGAGACCAAGAACCTGAGCAAGACCTACGGGACGCACGTGGCCCTTTCGGACGTGACCCTGAGCGCCGGGGAGGGCGAGGTCTTCGGCCTGCTGGGCCCCAACGGGGCGGGCAAGACGACCCTGCTGCGAACCGTCGCCACGTTGCTTTCTCCAACCTCGGGCACCGTGCGGGTGGCGGGCTTCGACACCCGGCGCGACCCCGAGGCCGTTCGCCGCTCGGTGGGCGTGGTGAACGGCGGCATGGGCCTGCCCGCCCGATTGAGTGGGCGCGAGGTGCTGCGCTCCTTTGCGGGGCTGTACGGGCTGAGCCGGGCTCAAACCGACGCGCGCATCGAGGAGCTGGACGCGGCGCTGGGGCTGGGGCGCACGCTCGACACGCGGGCGGGCGACTACTCCACCGGCATGGCGCAGAAGGTGGTCATCGCCCGCGCCGTGATCCACGACCCGCCCGTCCTGATGCTCGACGAGGCGACGAGCGGGCTCGACATCTTCGCGCGGCGGGCCCTGCTCGACTTCGTGCTCGCGGCGCGGCGCCCGGGGCGGCTCACCCTCTATTCCACCCACGTGATGAGCGAGGCCGAGGAGGTCTGCGACCGGGTGGCGATCCTCCACCGGGGCGAGGTCGTGACGGTCGGCCCGGTCGCCGGGGTCCTGGCCCGCACCGGGGAGCGCAGCCTGGAGCGGGCCTTTTTCGCCCTGGTGCGGGGGCAACCGCACGAAGCCCGGATGGAGGCCTCGCGTGCGCCCTGA
- a CDS encoding ABC transporter permease yields MRPEFVWRVAARDLLSTLRDRRALASSVLIPLLLIPLFTLGLPLLLGRFVGGQAQERQRVGVAGTLPAPLSAALTQDERSPDGTVTRAGVRLVPVTDPRAAVASGAVDAALRVTSPLPARAGDGTGRLEVYARLGNLRAQTGAYAKVQDVVEGYNRQLAVSRLAALGLGAGTLTPVTLAPIDASPEQERRGGQLAFLIPLLMLNFILTGAMATALDATAGEKERGTLESLLVSPVRRSEVVAGKLLATTLTALTTACFSVLGFLVTGLVAGAALSQGGTSDEIARSFGGQLTLTAGSALALLATVVSAALLISAVLITLSISARSYKEAQTYVTPLSLAIVFPAVLLQFSDFLTPGGALYALPLFGGMLAILDTVRGTLTPGHLLTAVGANLLGALLLGLLALRAFGREEVIFRT; encoded by the coding sequence GTGCGCCCTGAGTTCGTGTGGCGGGTGGCGGCGCGCGACCTGCTCTCCACCCTGCGCGACCGCCGGGCCCTGGCGAGCAGCGTCCTGATCCCGCTGCTGCTCATCCCCCTCTTCACGCTCGGGCTGCCCCTCCTGCTGGGCCGCTTCGTGGGCGGGCAGGCGCAGGAACGGCAGCGGGTGGGGGTGGCCGGAACCCTTCCCGCCCCGCTGAGCGCAGCCCTCACGCAAGACGAGCGGAGTCCCGACGGCACCGTCACGCGCGCCGGGGTCCGGCTGGTGCCCGTAACCGACCCCCGGGCCGCCGTGGCCTCGGGCGCGGTGGACGCGGCCCTGCGCGTCACCTCTCCCCTGCCCGCCCGCGCGGGAGACGGCACGGGGCGGCTGGAGGTCTACGCGCGGCTCGGCAACCTGCGCGCCCAGACGGGCGCCTACGCCAAGGTGCAGGACGTGGTGGAGGGCTACAACCGCCAGCTCGCCGTGAGCCGCCTCGCCGCGCTGGGGCTGGGGGCGGGAACGTTGACGCCCGTGACCCTCGCGCCCATCGACGCGAGCCCCGAACAGGAGCGGCGGGGCGGTCAGCTCGCCTTCCTGATTCCCCTCCTGATGCTCAATTTCATCCTGACGGGCGCGATGGCGACGGCGCTCGACGCGACCGCGGGTGAAAAGGAGCGCGGCACCCTGGAGAGCCTGCTCGTCTCGCCCGTCCGCCGCTCGGAGGTCGTCGCCGGGAAGCTCCTCGCCACCACCCTCACGGCCCTCACCACCGCCTGTTTCAGCGTGCTGGGCTTTCTCGTGACCGGCCTGGTGGCGGGGGCGGCCCTGTCGCAGGGGGGGACTTCCGACGAGATCGCCCGGAGCTTCGGCGGGCAGCTCACCCTCACCGCCGGGAGCGCCCTCGCCCTGCTCGCCACGGTGGTCAGCGCGGCCCTGCTGATCAGCGCGGTGCTCATCACCCTGAGCATCTCCGCGCGCAGCTACAAGGAGGCGCAAACCTACGTCACCCCCCTCTCGCTCGCCATCGTCTTTCCCGCCGTGCTGCTGCAATTCAGCGACTTCCTGACGCCGGGCGGCGCCCTCTACGCCCTTCCCCTCTTCGGGGGGATGCTCGCCATCCTCGACACGGTGCGCGGGACCCTCACCCCGGGGCACCTGCTCACCGCCGTGGGGGCAAACCTGCTCGGCGCGCTGCTGCTCGGCCTGCTCGCCCTACGGGCCTTCGGGCGCGAGGAGGTCATCTTCCGCACCTGA
- a CDS encoding PRC-barrel domain-containing protein, whose translation MIKGKELLGRPVIAIDSGERLETARDLVFDHQANQVLGILVDEGGFFRAAKVVPFEAIRSIGEDAIMVDSAHSVTTTREDGRLADVLDSKVSLVGMTLLTTDGQNLGKIADVFFDERSGRVEGYEATGGIFSDLSSGRTFVPAPEHVQIGEDAAIVPISVAASMQEQEAGGLKGAYQSAAQSVSGAYQNVAESVKESYGNIAEATKERQKEFLVGKTAGSDLTLDDGTVLVRQGETITHEQVERADAAGKLTALLTGVTGGALSGAYDTAKERVQGTVEDLRGASVERQREFIVGKTASADVVASLADGVQEIVVHRGDTVTEFQVQRAEQAGVLPALLAVTAGGALQAGLQGTREPAQPGTQAQPAQTQVDPLDATVGRRVKTDVRAPSGSLVAVQGQIVTPAVAERARSLGVESALINATTGSRVGAVAPAAGAALSGGVASVSEGASNLLERAKSWFGEKRDEAGQAIEERQEQQLEQKVRDALGRPVNRVILAPDDTIILNVGEIITNKAVQLAREGNVLDILVDSVSKETVKIDPLAARPHETGVAALEGQDDAPVALNPTDPQNSGR comes from the coding sequence ATGATCAAAGGTAAAGAACTGCTCGGCCGTCCCGTGATCGCCATCGACAGCGGGGAGCGGCTGGAAACGGCGCGCGATCTGGTGTTCGACCATCAGGCCAACCAGGTGCTCGGCATCCTCGTCGATGAGGGCGGCTTTTTCCGTGCGGCGAAGGTGGTGCCCTTCGAGGCGATCCGCTCCATCGGGGAAGACGCCATCATGGTGGACAGCGCGCACTCGGTGACGACCACCCGTGAGGACGGGCGCCTCGCCGACGTGCTCGACTCCAAGGTCAGCCTCGTCGGGATGACGCTGCTCACGACCGACGGCCAGAATCTCGGCAAGATCGCCGACGTGTTCTTCGACGAGCGCTCGGGCCGGGTCGAGGGGTACGAGGCGACGGGCGGCATCTTCAGCGACCTCTCCAGCGGCCGGACCTTCGTGCCCGCGCCCGAGCACGTGCAGATCGGCGAGGACGCCGCCATCGTGCCCATCAGCGTGGCGGCCTCGATGCAGGAGCAGGAGGCGGGCGGCCTGAAGGGCGCCTACCAGAGCGCGGCCCAGAGCGTCAGCGGCGCCTACCAGAATGTCGCCGAGAGCGTCAAGGAGAGCTACGGCAACATCGCCGAGGCCACCAAGGAGCGCCAGAAGGAGTTTCTGGTCGGCAAGACGGCGGGCTCGGACCTCACCCTCGACGACGGCACGGTGCTCGTCCGCCAGGGGGAGACCATCACCCACGAGCAGGTCGAGCGGGCCGACGCGGCGGGCAAGCTCACCGCCCTCCTGACCGGGGTGACGGGCGGGGCGCTCTCCGGGGCGTACGACACCGCCAAGGAGCGGGTGCAGGGCACCGTCGAGGACCTGCGCGGTGCGTCCGTCGAGCGCCAGCGCGAGTTCATCGTGGGCAAGACGGCCTCGGCCGACGTGGTCGCCAGCCTCGCCGACGGGGTGCAGGAGATCGTCGTCCACAGGGGCGACACGGTGACCGAGTTCCAGGTCCAGCGTGCCGAGCAGGCCGGGGTGCTGCCCGCGCTGCTCGCCGTCACGGCGGGCGGGGCACTTCAGGCGGGCCTGCAAGGGACGCGCGAGCCCGCCCAGCCCGGGACCCAGGCGCAGCCTGCCCAGACCCAGGTCGATCCCCTCGACGCCACGGTGGGCCGTCGCGTGAAGACTGACGTGCGCGCCCCGAGCGGCAGCCTGGTCGCCGTGCAGGGCCAGATCGTGACCCCGGCGGTCGCCGAACGGGCCCGCAGCCTGGGGGTCGAGTCGGCCCTGATCAACGCGACGACCGGCTCGCGCGTGGGCGCGGTGGCTCCGGCGGCGGGAGCGGCCCTCTCGGGCGGCGTCGCCAGCGTCAGCGAGGGCGCGAGCAACCTGCTGGAGCGCGCGAAGTCGTGGTTCGGCGAGAAGCGCGACGAGGCCGGGCAGGCCATCGAGGAGCGCCAGGAGCAGCAGCTCGAGCAAAAGGTCCGCGACGCCCTGGGCCGCCCCGTCAACCGCGTGATCCTCGCGCCCGACGACACGATCATCCTCAACGTCGGCGAGATCATCACCAACAAGGCCGTGCAGCTCGCCCGCGAGGGCAACGTCCTCGACATCCTGGTGGACAGCGTGAGCAAGGAGACCGTCAAGATCGACCCCCTCGCCGCGCGCCCCCACGAGACCGGCGTGGCCGCGCTGGAGGGCCAGGACGACGCCCCCGTCGCCCTGAACCCCACCGATCCCCAGAACTCCGGCCGCTGA
- a CDS encoding AAA family ATPase — MSVPARPLPHLRAAPPRPPHERLLAELPLTVLVGVTGVGKSTALAALGEANPGLRVLPDRRMVTDHAVIAPLAGGPVSDRAERFRLTALYRERHPGGMAHALGTLSADTRHWGERPLFDGLRGLEEVRHAAEHFPRWRFVALVAPDVVRVRRLLGRADSFDRAAGGEAGKDLRADLATLPGAAAVFTPAELDGLAALVAEGHSPADLLARVRIVVTERAHYDPDAASAFLGTLPPSRALVLDTVALSPAQVAQAVRSWA; from the coding sequence ATGAGCGTTCCCGCCCGCCCGCTGCCCCACCTCCGGGCCGCCCCGCCCCGCCCCCCGCACGAGCGGCTCCTCGCCGAGCTGCCCCTGACCGTCCTCGTGGGGGTCACGGGGGTAGGCAAGAGCACCGCGCTCGCCGCCCTCGGGGAGGCCAACCCGGGGCTGCGGGTCCTGCCCGACCGCCGCATGGTCACCGACCACGCGGTGATCGCTCCGCTGGCGGGCGGCCCCGTGAGCGACCGCGCCGAGCGGTTTCGCCTCACCGCCCTGTACCGCGAGCGGCACCCGGGCGGGATGGCGCACGCGCTGGGGACGCTGAGCGCCGACACCCGGCACTGGGGGGAGCGGCCCCTCTTCGACGGGCTGCGCGGGCTGGAGGAGGTGAGGCACGCCGCCGAGCACTTTCCCCGCTGGCGGTTCGTGGCCCTCGTCGCCCCCGACGTGGTGCGGGTGCGCCGCCTGCTGGGCCGCGCGGATTCCTTCGACCGGGCAGCGGGGGGGGAGGCGGGGAAAGACCTGCGCGCCGACCTCGCCACCCTGCCCGGCGCGGCGGCGGTCTTCACGCCCGCCGAGCTGGACGGCCTCGCCGCGCTGGTGGCGGAGGGTCACTCCCCGGCCGACCTCCTCGCCCGGGTGCGGATCGTGGTGACCGAGAGAGCGCACTACGACCCGGACGCGGCGAGCGCCTTCCTGGGGACATTGCCGCCCTCGCGGGCCCTCGTTCTGGACACCGTGGCCCTCTCCCCGGCGCAGGTCGCGCAGGCGGTTCGGAGCTGGGCGTGA
- a CDS encoding enolase C-terminal domain-like protein, protein MSAPAVARVEGLAYRLPLKGTLAWGAHSQLSAAEHVLVRVTLEDGTVGVAEATPRPTIYGETPQSVLAILRLLEPALRGLGIDDEEALNRVRNSVANNHTARGALDMALWEARARARGESLFDTLLGPNRRVRVSFILGIAPPAGMLAEAERVVNAGVRCLKVKVGRDHARDLAVIGELRRAFGDAVELYADSNETLTPETAPAALAAMRDAGLTCVEEPLPVREVKARADLHARAPLPIVADDSCFTPADLARELELGTFDILNVKTARNGFTDGLAMLRAAARHGKRGMVGSQASTGLGTLHAALLSTRAEVTEPCELSFVLKLQDDLLNLPVTFREGWLDVPALRDHALDPAQLQHYRV, encoded by the coding sequence GTGAGTGCCCCCGCCGTCGCCCGGGTGGAGGGCCTCGCCTACCGCCTGCCCCTGAAAGGCACCCTCGCCTGGGGGGCGCACAGCCAGCTCAGCGCCGCCGAACACGTCCTCGTCCGCGTGACGCTGGAGGACGGCACGGTAGGCGTGGCGGAGGCCACCCCGCGCCCCACGATCTACGGGGAGACCCCGCAGAGCGTGCTCGCCATCTTGCGCCTGCTCGAACCCGCGCTCCGGGGGCTGGGCATCGACGACGAGGAGGCCCTGAACCGGGTGCGAAACAGCGTGGCGAACAACCACACGGCGCGCGGGGCCCTCGACATGGCCCTGTGGGAGGCGCGGGCGCGGGCGCGGGGGGAGAGCCTCTTCGACACCCTGCTCGGCCCGAACCGCCGGGTGCGGGTGAGCTTTATCCTGGGCATCGCCCCCCCCGCCGGGATGCTCGCCGAGGCGGAGCGCGTGGTGAACGCGGGGGTGCGCTGCCTGAAGGTGAAGGTGGGCCGTGACCACGCCCGCGACCTCGCCGTGATCGGGGAGCTGCGCCGCGCCTTCGGGGACGCGGTGGAGCTGTACGCCGACAGCAACGAGACGCTGACCCCGGAGACGGCCCCTGCCGCCCTCGCCGCTATGCGCGACGCGGGCCTGACGTGCGTGGAGGAACCGCTCCCCGTCCGCGAGGTGAAGGCCCGGGCCGATCTCCACGCGCGGGCGCCTCTCCCCATCGTCGCCGACGACAGTTGCTTCACGCCCGCCGACCTCGCGCGGGAACTGGAGTTGGGCACCTTCGACATCCTGAACGTCAAGACCGCCCGCAACGGCTTCACCGACGGCCTCGCCATGCTGCGGGCGGCGGCCCGGCACGGCAAACGCGGCATGGTGGGCTCGCAGGCGAGCACCGGCCTGGGCACCCTGCACGCCGCCCTGCTCTCGACCCGGGCCGAGGTCACCGAGCCCTGCGAGCTGAGCTTCGTCCTCAAGCTGCAAGACGACCTGCTGAACCTCCCAGTCACCTTCCGCGAGGGGTGGCTCGACGTGCCCGCCCTGCGTGACCATGCCCTCGACCCCGCGCAGCTCCAGCACTACCGGGTCTGA